One genomic window of Solea solea chromosome 12, fSolSol10.1, whole genome shotgun sequence includes the following:
- the LOC131469569 gene encoding thromboxane-A synthase-like — protein sequence MEAVVSLLNVFHGEDGGFPVTLGLFLIFLCLLYWYSVYPFSVLSRCGIKHPDTVPFFGNLFMFRQGFFGPMSDLIRTHGRVCGYYLGRRPVVVIADPDMLQQVMVRDFSSFPNRTAFHFATKPISDCLLLLRNEHWKRVRSILTPSFSAAKLKEMVPLINTATDALMNNLTVYAGSGEAFDIHKYFGWFTMDVIASVAFGTQVDSQKNQDDPFVRYAQIFFSFTFFRPMLLFFMAFPHIMTPLVGLLPNKRQDQMNNFYINTIKQIIKQREEQPPEQRRRDFLQLMLDARTSKETVSVEHFDTLNHTDDLSHRNQQAQPSAPDHNSPHAQGPHTRGPQRKMITEDEIVGQALVFLLAGYETTCNTLAFTCYLLALHPDCQHRVQEEVDAFFTKYESPDYANVQELKYLDMVLCEALRLYPPGLRFAREIDHDCVVSGQLLPKGATLEIPAGFLHHDPEHWPEPERFIPERFTPEAKASRHPFVYLPFGAGPRNCVGIRIAQLELKMASVRLFHKYNIVACTETKVPLELKSANILGPKNGIFVKITRRDVDGN from the exons ATGGAGGCGGTCGTTAGTCTCCTAAATGTTTTCCACGGTGAGGACGGAGGATTTCCTGTGACACTCGGCCTCTTTCTCATCTTTCTATGTCTTCTCTACTG GTATTCAGTGTACCCGTTCTCAGTTCTCTCTCGATGTGGCATCAAACATCCAGACACAGTGCCTTTCTTTGGCAACCTATTCATGTTTCGCCAG GGTTTCTTTGGCCCGATGTCTGATCTCATAAGGACTCATGGCAGGGTTTGTGG GTACTATTTGGGACGCAGACCGGTGGTGGTGATAGCCGACCCTGACATGCTTCAACAAGTGATGGTCAGAGACTTTAGCAGTTTCCCAAACAGAACG GCTTTTCACTTTGCCACCAAACCCATCAGTGACTGTCTCCTCTTGCTGAGGAATGAACACTGGAAAAGAGTGCGGAGCATCCTGACCCCGTCCTTCAGTGCTGCCAAGTTGAAAGAG ATGGTTCCACTCATTAACACAGCCACTGATGCCCTAATGAACAACCTAACTGTGTATGCCGGGTCTGGAGAGGCCTTTGACATCCACAA ATATTTTGGCTGGTTCACCATGGACGTTATTGCCAGTGTGGCATTTGGAACGCAAGTGGACTCTCAGAAAAACCAAGACGATCCATTCGTCCGCTACGCTCAGAtattcttttctttcactttcttcaGGCCgatgttgctgtttttca TGGCTTTTCCTCACATCATGACTCCACTTGTGGGACTCCTCCCCAATAAAAGACAGGACCAGATGAATAATTTCTATATCAACACTATTAAGCAAATCATCAAGCAGAGAGAGGAACAGCCTCCGGAACAG AGACGCAGAGACTTCCTTCAGCTGATGCTGGACGCTCGCACCAGCaaagagactgtgtctgtggaACATTTCGATACACTGAACCACACCGATGACCTCAGTCACAGGAACCAGCAAGCACAGCCGTCGGCCCCGGATCACAACAGTCCTCACGCACAGGGGCCGCACACCAGAGGGCCTCAGAGAAAGATGATAACCGAGGATGAGATTGTGGGTCAGGCTTTAGTCTTCCTCCTGGCAGGCTATGAAACCACCTGCAACACGCTGGCTTTCACCTGCTACCTCCTGGCTCTGCACCCTGACTGTCAACACAGAGTCCAGGAAGAAGTGGACGCGTTTTTCACTAAATAT GAGTCACCAGATTACGCAAATGTTCAGGAGCTGAAGTATCTGGACATGGTTCTATGTGAGGCCTTGCGACTCTACCCTCCTGGACTCAG gttTGCACGAGAAATCGACCATGATTGTGTGGTGAGTGGTCAGTTGCTCCCTAAAGGGGCCACGCTGGAGATCCCTGCAGGTTTTCTCCATCATGACCCAGAGCATTGGCCAGAACCTGAAAGGTTCATCCCTGAGAG ATTCACACCTGAGGCCAAGGCCAGTCGACATCCATTTGTGTACCTGCCGTTTGGGGCCGGCCCCAGAAACTGTGTGGGGATAAGAATCGCTCAGCTGGAGTTAAAAATGGCGTCAGTTCGTCTGTTTCACAAATACAACATTGTGGCCTGCACTGAGACCAAG GTTCCTCTTGAGCTGAAGTCAGCAAACATTCTGGGACCGAAAAACGGCATCTTTGTGAAAATCACCAGGAGAGACGTGGACGGCAATTAA
- the LOC131469570 gene encoding thromboxane-A synthase-like codes for MEAVVSLLNVFHGEDGGFPVTLGLFLIFLCLLYWYSVYPFSVLSRCGIKHPDTVPFFGNLFMFRHGFFGPMSDLIRTHGRVCGYYLGRRPVVVIADPDMLQQVMVRDFSSFPNRTNFRFATKPSSDCLLLLRNEHWKRVRSILTPSFSAAKMKEMVPLINTATDALMNNLNVNAESGEAFDIHKYFGWSTMDVIASVAFGTQVDSQKNQDDPFVRYAQMFFSFTFFRPMLLFFMAFPHIMTPLVGLLPNKRQDQMNNFFINTIKQIIKQREEQPPEQRRRDFLQLMLDARTSKETVSVEHFDTLNHTDDLSHRNQQAQPSAPDHNSPHAQGPHTRGPQRKMITEDEIVGQALIFLLAGYETTSNTLAFTCYLLALHPDCQHRLQEEVDEFFTKYESPDYANVQELKYLDMVICEALRFYPPGLRFGREIEHDCVVSGQFLPKGATLEFPVGFLHHDPEHWPEPERFIPERFTPEAKASRHPFVYLPFGAGPRNCVGMRLAQLELKMVLVRLFHKYNIVACTETEVPLELTSISTLGPKNGIFVKITRRDVDGN; via the exons ATGGAGGCGGTCGTTAGTCTCCTAAATGTTTTCCACGGTGAGGACGGAGGATTTCCTGTGACACTCGGCCTCTTTCTCATCTTTCTATGTCTTCTCTACTG GTATTCAGTGTACCCGTTCTCAGTTCTCTCTCGATGTGGCATCAAACATCCAGACACAGTGCCTTTCTTTGGCAACCTATTCATGTTTCGCCAT GGTTTCTTTGGCCCGATGTCTGATCTCATAAGGACTCATGGCAGGGTTTGTGG GTACTATTTGGGACGCAGACCGGTGGTGGTGATAGCCGACCCTGACATGCTTCAACAAGTGATGGTCAGAGACTTTAGCAGTTTCCCAAACAGAACG AATTTTCGCTTTGCCACCAAACCCAGCAGTGACTGTCTCCTCTTGCTGAGGAATGAACACTGGAAAAGAGTGCGGAGCATCCTGACCCCGTCCTTCAGTGCTGCCAAGATGAAAGAG ATGGTTCCACTCATTAACACAGCCACTGATGCCCTAATGAACAACCTGAATGTGAATGCCGAGTCTGGAGAGGCCTTTGACATCCACAA atattttggctggtccaccaTGGACGTTATTGCCAGTGTGGCATTTGGAACGCAAGTGGACTCTCAGAAAAACCAAGACGATCCATTCGTCCGCTACGCTCAGatgttcttttctttcactttcttcaggccaatgttgctgtttttca TGGCTTTTCCTCACATCATGACTCCACTTGTGGGACTCCTCCCCAATAAAAGACAGGACCAGATGAATAATTTCTTTATCAACACTATTAAGCAAATCATCAAGCAGAGAGAGGAACAGCCTCCGGAACAG AGACGCAGAGACTTCCTTCAGCTGATGCTGGACGCTCGCACCAGCaaagagactgtgtctgtggaACATTTCGATACACTGAACCACACCGATGACCTCAGTCACAGGAACCAGCAAGCACAGCCGTCGGCCCCGGATCACAACAGTCCTCACGCACAGGGGCCGCACACCAGAGGGCCTCAGAGAAAGATGATAACCGAGGATGAGATTGTGGGTCAGGCTTTAATCTTCCTCCTGGCAGGCTatgaaaccaccagcaacacgCTGGCTTTCACCTGCTACCTCCTGGCTCTGCACCCTGACTGTCAACACAGACTCCAGGAAGAAGTGGACGAGTTTTTCACTAAATAT GAGTCACCAGATTACGCAAATGTTCAGGAGCTGAAGTATCTGGACATGGTTATATGTGAGGCCTTGCGATTCTACCCTCCTGGACTCAG gttTGGACGAGAAATCGAACATGATTGTGTGGTGAGTGGCCAGTTCCTCCCTAAAGGGGCCACGCTGGAGTTCCCCGTGGGTTTTCTCCATCATGACCCAGAGCATTGGCCAGAACCTGAAAGGTTCATCCCTGAGAG ATTCACACCTGAGGCCAAGGCCAGTCGACATCCATTTGTGTACCTGCCGTTTGGGGCCGGCCCCCGAAACTGTGTGGGGATGAGACTCGCTCAGCTGGAGTTAAAAATGGTGTTAGTTCGTCTGTTTCACAAATACAACATTGTGGCCTGCACTGAGACCGAG GTTCCTCTTGAGCTGACGTCAATAAGCACTCTCGGACCGAAAAACGGCATCTTTGTGAAAATCACCAGGAGAGACGTGGACGGCAATTAA